In Arthrobacter citreus, a single genomic region encodes these proteins:
- a CDS encoding Rrf2 family transcriptional regulator, with the protein MSSCKNSVTPKWFGFAIQALVLLATTEGVTPSKAIAKHIRSGVSFMRRIMAPLVKEKIVEAREGRDGGYLLAKSPEEITLKQVYIALQMTEPLSTALIESTSDCTSGRVMNNVFSDFAIEAEEHLLGFLCNYTLADFVRRASHKTIESL; encoded by the coding sequence ATGTCAAGTTGTAAAAATTCCGTCACACCTAAGTGGTTCGGATTTGCTATTCAGGCATTAGTTTTACTAGCAACAACAGAAGGGGTTACACCAAGTAAAGCAATCGCAAAACATATTAGATCAGGTGTTTCTTTTATGAGAAGAATCATGGCTCCTCTCGTAAAAGAAAAAATAGTAGAAGCAAGAGAAGGACGAGACGGTGGCTACTTATTAGCCAAGTCACCTGAGGAAATTACCTTAAAACAAGTCTATATTGCCCTACAAATGACAGAACCTCTATCAACTGCACTAATCGAATCCACTTCTGACTGTACTAGCGGACGTGTAATGAACAATGTATTTTCAGACTTTGCAATTGAAGCAGAAGAACACTTACTTGGTTTTTTATGTAACTATACTTTAGCCGATTTTGTAAGACGTGCCAGTCATAAAACAATCGAATCACTTTGA